In a genomic window of Shouchella clausii:
- a CDS encoding lytic transglycosylase domain-containing protein: MEISFWPQAYTSERVSTQASQTDETTSFAKMLQSEWDKSTQISAPPLQLPFLLPMLQQPLFLDEKNTYEDVTTLQTKAGEVYSPAEQKVEQSKGTAPTSKAESYGPLIESIAAEFGVDAKLVKAVIQHESNFNERAVSPVGASGLMQLMPSTARALGVKSIFDPVENIRGGVKYLKQMLDRYNGDEALALAAYNAGPGNVDKYGGVPPFKETQNYVPKVLNTYRSYA; this comes from the coding sequence ATGGAAATTTCGTTTTGGCCGCAGGCATACACAAGCGAACGGGTTTCAACACAAGCGTCGCAAACAGATGAAACGACTTCATTTGCGAAAATGCTCCAATCTGAATGGGACAAAAGCACGCAAATAAGTGCTCCGCCGCTACAGTTGCCGTTTTTGCTGCCGATGTTGCAGCAGCCGCTGTTTTTAGATGAAAAGAATACATATGAAGATGTGACGACTTTACAAACGAAAGCAGGAGAAGTCTACAGCCCAGCAGAGCAGAAGGTTGAACAGAGCAAGGGAACAGCGCCAACAAGCAAAGCTGAATCTTATGGACCGCTTATTGAGAGCATTGCCGCGGAGTTTGGGGTCGACGCTAAACTTGTTAAAGCGGTTATTCAACACGAGTCAAACTTCAATGAAAGAGCGGTAAGCCCTGTAGGAGCTAGTGGACTGATGCAATTGATGCCTTCTACGGCTAGAGCGCTAGGTGTTAAATCGATTTTTGATCCTGTTGAAAACATCCGCGGCGGGGTTAAATACTTAAAGCAAATGCTAGACCGTTACAACGGCGATGAAGCGTTAGCGCTTGCCGCTTATAACGCTGGTCCAGGAAATGTCGATAAGTATGGCGGTGTCCCACCCTTTAAAGAAACACAGAATTATGTTCCAAAAGTGCTTAACACATACCGTAGCTACGCATAA
- a CDS encoding CYTH domain-containing protein, translated as MVKEIEYEAKSMLSEAAYRQLTEKFSTNAEKQQNDYYDTADFALKSAGAALRVRRKKDASVFTLKAPANGGLLETHQPLTKSDEQLLLSGTLPEGEVQSAIKELIGTIPTIRHFGSLTTYRMEVPYKGGVLCLDHSVYAGTEDFEIEYEGQSLAHAESILTQLLAEADVPFIRAKNKVARFYEQATQ; from the coding sequence ATGGTTAAAGAAATCGAGTATGAAGCAAAATCAATGCTTAGTGAAGCTGCCTATCGCCAGTTAACCGAAAAATTCAGCACAAACGCAGAAAAACAGCAAAATGATTACTATGATACGGCTGACTTTGCATTAAAGAGCGCAGGGGCAGCCCTACGAGTCCGCAGAAAAAAAGACGCGTCCGTCTTTACGTTAAAAGCGCCAGCAAATGGTGGACTGTTGGAGACACACCAGCCTCTCACCAAAAGCGATGAACAGTTGCTCCTAAGTGGAACGCTTCCTGAAGGAGAAGTTCAATCCGCCATTAAAGAGCTCATTGGGACGATTCCTACCATTCGCCACTTTGGATCGTTAACGACCTATAGAATGGAGGTGCCTTATAAAGGGGGAGTGCTATGCTTAGACCATAGCGTATATGCAGGAACTGAAGATTTTGAAATTGAATATGAGGGGCAGTCACTTGCGCACGCCGAATCCATCCTTACCCAACTACTCGCAGAAGCTGACGTGCCATTCATACGAGCGAAAAACAAAGTTGCCCGTTTTTACGAGCAAGCAACACAATAA
- a CDS encoding GTP pyrophosphokinase → MDWDAFLTPYKQAVEELKVKFKGAREQYQKTSLHTPIEFVTGRVKPVSSILNKAARKQIPLEQLADKMQDLAGVRIVTQFVEDIDKVIELMRARSDFEIISERDYIQKKKPSGYRSYHLILRYPVQMIEGEKKVLVELQIRTLSMNFWATIEHSLRYKYSGEIPEDINMRLQRAAEAAFWLDEEMSIIRDEVQEAQRIITAKQQQSR, encoded by the coding sequence TTGGACTGGGATGCTTTTTTAACACCGTATAAACAGGCTGTTGAAGAGTTGAAAGTGAAATTTAAAGGGGCGAGGGAACAGTACCAAAAAACGTCGCTGCATACACCAATTGAATTTGTAACGGGACGTGTGAAGCCCGTATCGAGCATATTAAACAAAGCGGCGCGCAAGCAAATTCCCCTCGAACAGCTGGCTGATAAGATGCAAGATTTGGCTGGCGTTCGCATTGTCACTCAATTTGTCGAGGATATAGACAAAGTCATTGAGCTCATGCGTGCCCGCTCCGATTTTGAAATCATTTCCGAACGAGACTACATACAAAAGAAGAAACCGAGTGGGTATCGGTCATACCACTTAATACTTCGCTATCCTGTTCAGATGATTGAAGGGGAAAAGAAAGTCCTTGTTGAATTGCAAATCCGCACACTGTCGATGAATTTTTGGGCTACGATTGAACATTCACTGCGCTATAAATATAGCGGTGAAATACCGGAAGACATCAACATGCGTTTGCAGCGGGCTGCAGAAGCTGCCTTTTGGCTCGATGAGGAAATGTCGATCATCCGTGATGAAGTACAAGAAGCTCAGCGAATTATAACCGCAAAACAACAGCAAAGCCGCTGA